One segment of Spiroplasma cantharicola DNA contains the following:
- the mreB gene encoding rod shape-determining protein: MAGKKPIFVSMDLGTAYTLVYIEGNGIVYNEPSIVAYKIKENKIIAVGAEAYKMIGKGNKNLRIVRPMVDGVITDIKATQAQLNYIFARLRLEKALKNCVMLLACPSAITQLEKTALKKIALSLGAAEVFIEEEVKMAALGGGVNINAPTGRLVVDMGGGTTDVAVISSGDIVISKSIKVAGNYLNEEILKFIRAQYGMEIGIKTAEIIKINIGSLAKFIDEKSMKVYGRDVVSGLPREIEITPEELREVLKVPLSRVIELIVQVLEMTPPELAGDIFRNGIVLCGGTALINGIAKYVGDTLQLPTKVGEQPLLAVINGTKKFQSEIFDKLRRVKEEISY, from the coding sequence ATGGCAGGAAAAAAACCAATATTTGTTTCTATGGATTTAGGAACAGCATATACATTAGTTTATATTGAAGGAAATGGAATAGTTTACAACGAACCTTCAATTGTAGCATATAAAATTAAAGAAAATAAAATTATAGCAGTTGGTGCAGAAGCATACAAAATGATTGGAAAAGGAAATAAAAATTTAAGAATTGTTAGACCAATGGTTGATGGTGTTATTACTGATATCAAAGCAACTCAAGCACAATTAAATTATATCTTTGCAAGACTTAGATTAGAAAAAGCTTTAAAAAATTGTGTTATGTTGTTGGCTTGTCCATCAGCAATTACACAATTAGAAAAAACAGCACTTAAAAAAATAGCACTTAGTTTAGGTGCTGCTGAAGTATTTATTGAAGAAGAAGTAAAAATGGCAGCCTTGGGTGGAGGAGTTAATATTAACGCTCCAACTGGAAGACTTGTAGTTGACATGGGTGGTGGAACAACAGACGTTGCTGTTATTTCATCAGGAGATATAGTTATTTCAAAATCTATTAAAGTAGCAGGTAACTATTTAAATGAAGAAATTTTGAAATTTATAAGAGCCCAATATGGAATGGAAATCGGTATTAAAACAGCAGAAATAATCAAAATAAATATTGGTTCACTTGCAAAATTCATTGATGAAAAATCAATGAAAGTTTATGGACGTGATGTTGTTTCTGGATTACCAAGAGAGATCGAAATTACACCAGAAGAATTAAGAGAAGTATTGAAAGTTCCTTTATCAAGAGTTATTGAATTAATCGTTCAAGTTCTTGAAATGACACCACCAGAATTAGCTGGAGATATTTTCAGAAATGGAATAGTATTATGTGGTGGAACAGCATTAATTAACGGTATTGCAAAATATGTTGGAGATACTTTACAGTTACCAACTAAAGTTGGAGAACAACCATTATTAGCAGTTATTAATGGAACAAAAAAATTCCAATCTGAAATATTTGATAAATTAAGAAGAGTCAAAGAAGAAATAAGTTATTAA
- a CDS encoding ferredoxin, with the protein MKKTWIDKSMCIGCMACVQIDETETLFMDDDGFAEANENDLELVECQMVCPTGAVKIGDE; encoded by the coding sequence ATGAAGAAAACTTGAATTGATAAATCAATGTGTATAGGATGTATGGCGTGCGTGCAAATTGATGAAACTGAAACTCTTTTCATGGATGATGATGGTTTTGCTGAAGCAAACGAAAATGATCTAGAATTAGTTGAATGCCAAATGGTTTGTCCTACTGGTGCTGTTAAAATTGGTGATGAATAA
- the cmk gene encoding (d)CMP kinase — protein sequence MKHINIAVDGTAGSGKSSVMKRVAVKLKMNFIDTGVMYRAFTKFCLDNQVNFLNDKEIEKQIKNFNFKYINENSILVNNVEYGKTIFDYDVAENIKYVAKNNKVRKFMVLAQREMTQNKNNIVIGRDITTVVLPNAELKIYFDCSVEARAQRRFNQNKRKKITPNVYEDILRQIQQRDDYDKNREMGALKIAPDAWYLNTSNLSIGKVIRLILNKIENLK from the coding sequence TTGAAACATATTAATATTGCAGTAGATGGAACAGCAGGGTCTGGAAAAAGCTCAGTTATGAAAAGAGTTGCTGTAAAGTTAAAAATGAATTTTATTGATACTGGGGTTATGTATAGAGCTTTTACTAAGTTTTGCTTGGATAATCAAGTAAATTTTTTAAACGATAAGGAAATTGAAAAACAAATTAAAAATTTTAATTTTAAATATATAAATGAGAATTCTATTTTAGTAAATAATGTAGAATATGGAAAAACTATTTTTGATTATGATGTTGCAGAAAATATTAAATATGTAGCAAAAAATAATAAAGTAAGAAAATTTATGGTTTTAGCCCAAAGAGAAATGACTCAAAATAAAAATAATATTGTTATTGGAAGAGATATAACAACAGTAGTTCTTCCAAATGCAGAATTAAAAATATATTTTGATTGTTCTGTTGAGGCAAGAGCACAAAGAAGATTCAATCAAAATAAGAGAAAAAAAATTACTCCAAACGTTTATGAAGATATACTAAGACAAATTCAACAAAGAGATGATTATGATAAAAATAGAGAAATGGGTGCACTTAAAATTGCACCAGATGCTTGATATTTAAATACAAGTAATTTAAGTATCGGTAAAGTAATTAGATTAATTTTAAATAAAATAGAAAATCTTAAATAG
- the der gene encoding ribosome biogenesis GTPase Der: protein MARKGIVAIVGRPNVGKSTLFNRIIREKKAIVEDKPGVTRDRMYGKAEWLTLPFIVVDTGGITLQDSPFSKEIRMQAEIAIKEADVIVFAINYKDGITQEDEAVAKILYKTHKPVILAVNKYDKKDQFDESFTFMTLGFGEPFMISSTHGIGIGDLLDKIIESFPKFDEGEENEELKLAIVGRPNVGKSSLVNSLVGEERMIVSEIAGTTIDAVDSKIKYNGNSYTIIDTAGMRKKGKIYENLEKYSYLRSISTINKADIVLLILDSSENIKDHDTNIGGFAFEENKPIIIIGNKWDLVKDKETNTMKRKEEEIKAYFKYLNYAKVLFISAKENKRINKIFDIVDLVQKNIKKRIRTSLLNEVFNKAQLINPAPNHNGGRLKIFYASQVEAYLPTFVLFVNNPEFVHFSYKRFLENQIRSQFDFSGVPITIIFRERK from the coding sequence ATGGCAAGAAAAGGAATTGTAGCAATAGTTGGGAGACCAAATGTTGGAAAATCTACACTTTTTAATAGAATAATTAGAGAAAAAAAAGCGATTGTTGAAGATAAACCAGGAGTGACTCGCGACAGAATGTATGGTAAAGCAGAGTGATTAACTTTACCCTTTATTGTAGTTGATACTGGTGGTATTACGCTACAAGATAGCCCTTTTTCAAAAGAGATAAGAATGCAAGCAGAAATTGCTATTAAAGAAGCAGATGTAATAGTTTTTGCAATTAATTATAAAGATGGAATTACACAAGAAGATGAAGCAGTAGCTAAAATACTTTATAAAACTCACAAACCAGTAATACTTGCCGTTAATAAATATGATAAAAAAGATCAATTTGATGAATCATTTACTTTTATGACTTTGGGTTTTGGAGAACCATTTATGATCTCTTCTACTCATGGAATTGGAATTGGTGATTTACTAGATAAGATAATTGAAAGCTTTCCAAAATTTGATGAGGGTGAAGAAAATGAAGAACTAAAATTAGCAATAGTTGGGAGACCAAATGTTGGTAAATCAAGTTTAGTAAATTCATTGGTTGGTGAAGAAAGAATGATTGTTTCTGAAATAGCAGGGACAACAATTGATGCAGTAGATAGTAAAATAAAATATAATGGCAATAGTTATACAATTATTGATACAGCTGGTATGAGAAAAAAAGGAAAGATTTATGAGAATCTTGAAAAGTATAGTTACCTAAGATCAATAAGTACTATTAATAAAGCTGATATTGTACTGCTAATTCTTGATTCTAGTGAAAATATTAAAGACCACGATACAAATATTGGGGGGTTTGCTTTTGAAGAAAATAAACCTATAATAATTATTGGTAACAAGTGAGACTTAGTTAAAGATAAAGAAACTAATACTATGAAAAGAAAAGAAGAAGAAATCAAAGCTTATTTCAAGTATTTAAATTATGCTAAAGTCTTATTTATATCTGCAAAAGAGAATAAAAGAATAAATAAAATATTTGATATTGTGGATTTAGTTCAAAAAAATATTAAAAAAAGAATTAGAACAAGTCTACTTAATGAAGTTTTCAATAAAGCTCAATTAATTAATCCAGCTCCAAATCATAATGGTGGAAGATTAAAAATATTTTATGCCTCACAAGTTGAAGCATATTTACCAACTTTTGTTTTATTTGTTAACAATCCAGAATTTGTTCATTTCTCATATAAAAGATTTTTAGAAAATCAAATTCGCTCACAGTTTGATTTTAGCGGTGTACCAATAACAATTATTTTTAGAGAAAGGAAATAA
- a CDS encoding NAD(P)H-dependent glycerol-3-phosphate dehydrogenase has translation MQKEKIAIIGTGAYGTVLANVLADNGHDVIMYGIEETQVEDINNNHLNSKFFQDLLINSNIKATTDFPAAMEKANIVILSVPTFALDNAIENVIKYGKREMHIINVAKGLDEENLDLLSKKIKKRFEGTGVMKSYGAIYGPSVAIEVIMRKPTCVMSCNEDEAIATYIANLFSNEYFIVKVTTDVIGCEVSAALKNSVAIAAGLLHGFSAADNSKASLITIGNAEIYNIAKHFGAKIETFMNFATLGDLILTASSLKSRNFSLGVQIAQKDDAKMVLTSHKNTVEGVLSCKLAYEICSKYKIKAPMFEILYKILYNNHRPSGLVNDFFQHAKVV, from the coding sequence ATGCAAAAGGAAAAGATAGCAATAATAGGAACAGGAGCATATGGAACAGTTTTAGCTAACGTTTTAGCTGATAATGGTCATGATGTAATCATGTATGGAATTGAAGAAACACAAGTTGAAGATATTAATAATAATCATTTAAACTCTAAATTTTTTCAAGATTTACTAATTAATTCAAATATAAAAGCAACTACAGATTTTCCAGCAGCAATGGAAAAAGCAAATATTGTAATTTTAAGTGTGCCAACATTTGCTTTGGATAATGCAATTGAAAATGTAATAAAATATGGAAAACGTGAGATGCATATAATAAATGTGGCTAAAGGTTTAGATGAAGAAAATCTTGATTTATTAAGCAAAAAAATTAAAAAAAGATTTGAAGGAACAGGGGTTATGAAATCCTATGGGGCAATCTATGGGCCTTCAGTTGCTATTGAAGTGATTATGCGAAAACCAACTTGCGTTATGAGTTGTAATGAAGATGAAGCAATTGCTACTTATATTGCAAATTTATTTTCAAATGAATATTTTATTGTAAAAGTTACAACCGATGTTATTGGTTGTGAAGTTTCTGCTGCTTTAAAGAATAGTGTCGCAATTGCTGCTGGATTATTACATGGTTTTTCAGCTGCCGATAATTCAAAAGCTTCATTAATTACTATTGGAAATGCAGAAATTTATAATATAGCAAAACATTTTGGAGCTAAAATAGAAACATTTATGAATTTTGCAACTCTTGGAGATTTGATTTTAACTGCTTCTTCATTAAAATCAAGAAACTTTTCATTGGGCGTTCAGATTGCTCAAAAAGATGATGCAAAGATGGTTTTAACTTCTCATAAGAATACTGTCGAGGGAGTTTTATCTTGTAAATTGGCATATGAGATATGTAGCAAATATAAAATTAAAGCACCAATGTTTGAAATACTATATAAAATACTATACAATAATCATAGACCTAGTGGGTTAGTAAATGATTTTTTCCAACATGCTAAGGTAGTATAG
- a CDS encoding HU family DNA-binding protein — translation MTKKELSEKISAEFGNTKADAEKMINFVFDEIVNALVNKEEVAIAGFGKFVTTERASREGVNPATGAKIQIAATTVAKFKVAKQLKEAVAK, via the coding sequence ATGACAAAAAAAGAATTATCTGAAAAAATTTCAGCAGAATTTGGTAATACAAAAGCTGATGCTGAAAAAATGATTAACTTTGTATTTGATGAAATTGTAAATGCTCTAGTTAATAAAGAAGAAGTTGCAATTGCAGGATTTGGTAAATTTGTTACAACTGAGAGAGCATCTCGTGAAGGTGTTAACCCAGCAACTGGAGCAAAAATCCAAATTGCTGCAACAACTGTAGCAAAATTTAAAGTAGCTAAACAATTAAAAGAAGCAGTTGCTAAATAA
- a CDS encoding DnaD family protein — translation MQHASFNFAKNMFELFKTGLISKKTLLILNYSKIKINENQLAILLIIMELSNDDQKNFTPSQIAEHMIISKEEIEKEISLLLKNRIIKLEQKGKKTILDLTPLFNRLLVELEEKHSKLRNDNTYNFIEKMFDYKLTESEIDKIENFIELGISKPKIMSIIDEFKIDNIKDLFKKLEDKSKETSVKITMYNWLND, via the coding sequence TTGCAACATGCAAGTTTTAATTTTGCAAAAAATATGTTTGAACTTTTCAAAACAGGATTAATAAGCAAAAAAACTCTTTTAATTTTAAACTATTCAAAAATTAAAATTAATGAGAATCAATTAGCTATTTTATTAATAATTATGGAGTTATCAAACGATGACCAAAAAAACTTTACACCATCACAAATTGCAGAACATATGATAATTTCAAAAGAAGAAATTGAAAAAGAAATTTCTTTACTTTTAAAAAATCGAATTATTAAATTGGAACAAAAAGGTAAAAAAACTATCCTTGATCTAACACCTTTATTTAACAGATTACTTGTAGAATTAGAAGAAAAACACTCTAAATTAAGAAATGATAATACATATAATTTTATTGAAAAAATGTTTGATTATAAATTAACAGAATCTGAAATAGATAAAATTGAAAATTTTATTGAACTGGGTATTTCAAAACCTAAGATTATGTCAATAATTGATGAGTTTAAAATTGATAATATTAAAGACTTATTTAAAAAGTTAGAAGATAAGTCAAAAGAGACTTCCGTAAAAATAACTATGTATAATTGATTAAATGATTAA
- a CDS encoding Holliday junction resolvase RecU has product MIIKNKGMYLETIINNSISILDENNGFIYKMPINNNIISINNNIITARLKRNYFCDYIGLWKGIYLEFEAKETEKDYFNLNNLKQQQFEKLTLVNKNNGCAFILVYFHLYEKIFFIHISELSNIKNKKIPYQYFKENFLEINFSGINFNFNDIFNHLINYT; this is encoded by the coding sequence ATGATAATAAAAAATAAAGGAATGTATTTAGAAACTATTATAAATAATAGTATTAGTATTTTAGACGAAAATAATGGATTTATTTATAAAATGCCTATCAATAATAATATTATTTCTATTAATAACAATATTATTACAGCTAGATTAAAAAGAAATTACTTTTGTGATTATATTGGACTTTGAAAAGGCATATACTTAGAATTTGAAGCAAAAGAAACTGAAAAAGATTATTTTAATTTAAATAATTTAAAACAGCAACAATTTGAAAAATTAACTTTAGTTAATAAAAATAATGGTTGTGCCTTTATTTTAGTTTATTTTCACTTATATGAAAAAATATTTTTTATTCATATAAGTGAACTAAGTAATATAAAAAATAAAAAAATACCCTATCAATATTTCAAAGAAAATTTCTTGGAAATAAATTTTTCAGGTATTAATTTTAATTTTAATGATATTTTTAATCATTTAATCAATTATACATAG
- a CDS encoding DivIVA domain-containing protein, which yields MADFIKLTKQEIIDKDFEVEYKGYKVEEVDAFLDMIAEDYKFFEEKNIKKEKEIATLKENINRLSSELTETLATLKLSESQMEALARAGLNSSDLIKRISNLEKERYNK from the coding sequence ATGGCAGATTTTATAAAATTAACAAAACAAGAAATTATAGACAAAGATTTTGAAGTTGAATATAAAGGTTATAAAGTAGAAGAAGTTGATGCTTTTTTAGATATGATAGCAGAAGACTATAAATTTTTTGAAGAAAAAAACATTAAAAAAGAAAAGGAAATAGCAACTTTAAAAGAAAATATTAATAGATTATCTAGTGAACTGACAGAAACATTGGCTACTTTAAAATTAAGTGAAAGTCAAATGGAAGCATTAGCCAGAGCTGGATTAAATAGTTCAGACTTAATTAAGAGAATTTCTAATTTAGAAAAAGAAAGATATAATAAGTAA
- a CDS encoding CinA family protein, which yields MKKLFEYLKLNNLTLSSCESFTGGYFANQITNISGASQYFKGSFICYSDEFKTQVLGIDIEVIKKYSVVSREVLALMLEKTNQKIKSDIVIGFTGYAPPKDVNEKSGLSFVGFRINNRNFIFEFFIEENISREDYKQQASEFIINKLLKI from the coding sequence ATGAAAAAATTATTTGAATATTTAAAATTAAATAATTTAACACTATCTTCATGTGAATCATTTACAGGAGGATACTTTGCCAATCAAATAACAAATATTTCTGGAGCAAGTCAATATTTTAAAGGTTCCTTTATTTGTTATTCAGATGAATTTAAAACACAAGTTTTAGGAATAGATATAGAAGTAATTAAAAAATATAGTGTCGTTTCAAGAGAAGTTTTGGCATTAATGTTGGAAAAAACTAATCAAAAAATTAAATCAGATATTGTTATTGGTTTTACAGGTTATGCTCCTCCAAAAGATGTTAATGAAAAATCTGGTTTGAGTTTTGTAGGTTTTAGGATTAATAATCGAAATTTTATTTTTGAATTTTTTATTGAAGAAAATATCTCAAGAGAAGATTATAAACAACAAGCTAGCGAATTTATTATTAATAAGCTTCTAAAAATTTAA
- the recA gene encoding recombinase RecA gives MIEKILEKNTNEVLLNMSDNNIYDDPAFKSVLKDIEKTFGKGSIMKLGDSANSAIEVIPTGSFLLDRAIGVGGYPKGRIIEIYGPESSGKTTLSLHAIAEAQKNNGRAAFIDAEHALDPRYAQNIGIDIKNLVVAQPDSGEQALDILEMLIKSNTIDIIVVDSVAALVPKAELDGEMSDQQIGLQARLMSKALRKINGIVSKTNTTVIFINQLREKVGVIFGSPEITPGGRALRFYSSIRLEVRKGETISTNGEATANKVKIKVVKNKVAPPFKTCQITIAYNKGVEKDLEIIEMATIYNILNKAGVWYSYCDEKIGQGKESVREWFNNNPEKYLEIQSKLKDCIE, from the coding sequence ATGATAGAAAAAATATTAGAAAAAAATACAAACGAGGTGCTTTTAAATATGAGTGATAATAATATTTATGATGATCCTGCTTTTAAAAGCGTTTTAAAAGATATTGAAAAAACTTTTGGAAAAGGCTCAATTATGAAATTAGGAGATTCAGCAAATTCAGCTATTGAAGTTATTCCAACTGGAAGTTTTTTACTTGATAGAGCTATTGGAGTTGGGGGATATCCCAAAGGTAGAATTATAGAAATTTATGGTCCAGAATCAAGTGGTAAAACAACACTTTCATTACATGCAATTGCTGAAGCTCAAAAAAATAATGGAAGGGCTGCTTTTATTGATGCAGAACATGCTTTAGACCCAAGATATGCTCAAAATATCGGTATTGATATTAAAAATCTTGTTGTTGCTCAACCCGACTCAGGAGAACAAGCTTTAGATATTTTAGAAATGTTAATTAAATCAAATACTATCGATATAATTGTTGTTGATTCAGTAGCAGCGTTAGTTCCAAAAGCAGAATTAGATGGAGAAATGTCAGATCAACAAATTGGTTTACAAGCAAGATTAATGTCAAAAGCTTTAAGAAAAATTAATGGAATAGTTTCTAAAACTAATACAACAGTCATTTTTATTAATCAATTAAGAGAAAAAGTAGGTGTCATTTTTGGTAGCCCTGAAATAACTCCTGGAGGTAGAGCTCTAAGATTTTACTCATCTATAAGATTAGAAGTAAGAAAAGGAGAAACAATTTCTACAAATGGTGAAGCAACTGCAAATAAAGTTAAAATTAAAGTTGTAAAAAATAAGGTAGCTCCACCATTTAAAACTTGTCAAATTACTATTGCATATAATAAAGGTGTTGAAAAAGATCTTGAAATTATTGAAATGGCAACGATTTATAATATTTTAAATAAAGCTGGAGTTTGATATTCATATTGTGATGAAAAAATTGGACAAGGTAAGGAATCTGTTAGAGAATGATTTAATAATAATCCAGAAAAGTATTTAGAAATTCAATCTAAACTTAAAGACTGTATAGAATAA
- the rny gene encoding ribonuclease Y yields the protein MNDDLVHLYIAIISFLIVLLIVLGTVIVYLIKSRQRKYILKKTLDESKEIKMKILAEAKADAALIKLNAESDASYIREEISIENKNLKQKKEQFFEEIEVLNKKEEELIQDKINTNKIKSELKIQKKKYQLALENISNLTEEQVKSELFNIVENKYLNELSNKIKDYENKLKIRAEKKASDILIDAMQSCHIQITSEKNTTFFEIENDSWKGKIIGKEGRNIKTFQSYGGVDLIIDDTPNRITISSFNPIRREIAYLTLTELIKTARIHPATIEEQLIIQEEKLNKHCFEIGNEVLLNLNIDDLPEEIVKMIGKLKFRHSYGQNALQHSIEVAKICRKIALEMGLDEKIGLKSGLLHDIGKAVDFEQEGSHVKLGVDILKKYNLEFEIINAVESHHNDVEKETYYAEIVAIADAMSAARPGARNNDANEYFIRMQELEDICLQQEGVIKAYVLKAGREIRVMVNPTVIDDYNMKKISLNLKENIQKINKTPGDIYITIIREKREVIRL from the coding sequence ATGAATGATGATTTAGTACACTTGTATATTGCGATAATATCTTTTTTAATAGTACTTTTAATTGTATTAGGTACAGTTATTGTATATTTAATTAAGTCTCGTCAGCGCAAATACATTTTGAAAAAAACATTAGACGAGTCAAAAGAAATTAAAATGAAAATATTAGCAGAAGCAAAAGCTGATGCAGCTTTAATAAAACTTAATGCTGAAAGTGATGCTTCGTATATTCGTGAAGAAATTTCTATCGAAAACAAAAATTTAAAACAAAAAAAAGAACAATTTTTTGAAGAAATAGAAGTTTTGAATAAAAAGGAAGAAGAATTAATTCAAGATAAAATTAATACAAATAAAATAAAAAGTGAATTAAAAATTCAAAAAAAGAAATATCAGTTAGCTCTTGAAAATATTTCAAATTTAACAGAAGAGCAAGTCAAAAGTGAATTATTTAATATTGTAGAAAATAAATATTTAAATGAACTTTCAAATAAAATTAAAGATTACGAAAATAAATTAAAAATTAGAGCTGAAAAAAAAGCATCTGATATATTAATTGATGCAATGCAAAGTTGTCATATTCAAATTACTTCTGAAAAAAATACAACATTTTTTGAAATTGAAAATGATTCTTGAAAGGGAAAAATTATAGGTAAAGAAGGTCGCAATATTAAAACTTTTCAATCTTATGGAGGTGTTGATTTAATAATTGATGATACACCAAATAGGATTACCATTTCTTCTTTTAACCCTATAAGAAGAGAAATTGCTTATTTAACTTTAACTGAACTTATTAAAACTGCAAGAATTCATCCTGCAACAATTGAAGAACAATTAATTATTCAAGAAGAAAAATTAAATAAACATTGTTTTGAAATTGGTAATGAAGTCTTATTAAATTTAAATATTGATGATTTACCTGAAGAAATAGTTAAAATGATTGGTAAATTAAAGTTTAGACATAGTTATGGACAAAACGCTTTACAACATTCAATTGAGGTTGCAAAGATATGTAGAAAAATTGCATTAGAAATGGGTCTTGATGAGAAGATTGGACTTAAGTCGGGTCTTTTACATGACATTGGAAAAGCTGTGGACTTCGAGCAAGAAGGAAGTCATGTAAAATTAGGAGTCGATATTCTTAAAAAATACAATTTGGAATTTGAAATAATTAATGCTGTTGAATCACATCATAATGATGTGGAAAAAGAAACCTATTATGCAGAAATTGTTGCAATTGCTGATGCAATGAGTGCTGCAAGACCAGGAGCAAGAAATAATGATGCCAATGAATATTTTATAAGAATGCAAGAGCTTGAAGATATTTGTTTACAACAAGAAGGTGTTATTAAAGCTTATGTTTTAAAAGCTGGAAGAGAAATTAGAGTTATGGTTAATCCAACTGTTATTGATGATTACAATATGAAAAAAATTTCCTTAAATTTAAAAGAAAACATTCAAAAAATAAATAAAACCCCTGGAGATATTTATATAACAATAATTCGTGAAAAACGTGAAGTTATAAGATTATAA
- the ffh gene encoding signal recognition particle protein: MGFGDFLANRMKKSIEKNLKKTTLNSDNVKDVLREIRLALLEADVNIDVVKKFIANIQEKAEGVFIEQGVRADQQMVKIVHAELVEILGKTNKALEIDKKPSIIMMVGLQGAGKTTTVGKLSHLITKKNKKKTLMVGLDIYRPGAIDQLVELGQKNNLDVFEQGKQSPVKTAQQAVDYAQKNGYEVIILDTAGRLQIDKQLMDELNEIRKVVSPQEIILTVDGMTGQDIINVSQEFDNLLKLTGVIVTKLDGDARGGATLSITDITKLPIKFIGEGEGIGALAEFHPKRMADRILGMGDVETLFEKAADVVDQRTMEKTMKRMFAGQFDLEDLRNQMEQVAKMGNLGGIMKMVPGLNGKVSESQINQAQQKLWVANILMTSMTLKERREPRLLKAITRKQRILKGSGRTEKEFNELLNQFDKGKKQVLELTKSLKSGKMPNLGGLKF, from the coding sequence ATGGGATTTGGAGATTTTCTAGCTAATAGAATGAAAAAGTCTATTGAAAAGAATTTAAAAAAGACTACTTTAAATAGTGATAATGTAAAAGACGTATTAAGAGAAATTAGATTAGCTCTTTTAGAAGCTGACGTAAATATTGATGTTGTTAAAAAATTTATAGCAAATATTCAAGAAAAAGCTGAAGGAGTTTTTATTGAACAAGGTGTTAGAGCAGATCAACAAATGGTTAAAATAGTTCACGCAGAACTAGTTGAAATTTTAGGAAAAACTAATAAGGCATTAGAAATTGATAAAAAACCTTCAATTATTATGATGGTTGGTTTACAAGGAGCTGGAAAAACAACAACAGTTGGTAAACTTTCACATTTAATTACTAAAAAAAATAAGAAAAAAACTCTAATGGTTGGTTTAGATATTTATAGACCAGGTGCTATTGACCAATTAGTTGAGTTGGGACAGAAAAATAATTTAGATGTTTTTGAGCAGGGAAAACAAAGTCCGGTTAAAACTGCACAACAAGCAGTAGACTATGCTCAAAAAAATGGATATGAAGTAATAATTTTAGATACAGCTGGACGTTTACAAATTGATAAGCAATTGATGGATGAACTTAATGAAATTAGAAAAGTAGTTTCTCCTCAGGAAATAATTCTTACAGTTGATGGAATGACAGGGCAAGATATTATAAATGTTTCACAAGAATTTGATAATTTATTAAAATTAACAGGAGTTATTGTTACGAAACTAGATGGTGATGCTCGAGGTGGGGCTACATTATCAATAACTGATATTACAAAATTACCAATTAAGTTTATTGGTGAGGGTGAAGGAATTGGAGCTCTTGCTGAATTCCATCCAAAAAGAATGGCTGATAGAATTCTTGGGATGGGTGATGTTGAAACATTGTTTGAAAAGGCAGCTGATGTTGTTGATCAAAGAACAATGGAAAAAACAATGAAAAGAATGTTTGCAGGACAATTTGATTTAGAGGATTTGAGAAATCAAATGGAGCAAGTTGCCAAAATGGGAAATCTTGGTGGAATTATGAAAATGGTTCCAGGATTAAATGGAAAAGTTAGTGAATCTCAGATTAATCAAGCTCAACAAAAACTTTGAGTGGCAAATATTTTAATGACATCAATGACTTTAAAAGAAAGAAGAGAACCAAGACTTTTAAAAGCAATTACTAGAAAACAAAGAATTTTAAAAGGTTCAGGTAGAACTGAAAAAGAATTTAATGAACTTTTAAATCAATTTGATAAAGGTAAAAAACAAGTTCTTGAATTAACTAAATCACTTAAATCAGGAAAAATGCCAAATCTTGGTGGTCTAAAATTTTAG